One genomic region from Candidatus Caldarchaeum subterraneum encodes:
- a CDS encoding 5-formyltetrahydrofolate cyclo-ligase, with amino-acid sequence MEDREALSKQEIRQRIWRLLEERGVAAFPTPVAGRIPNFKGAAEAANLLRTSKHYIDADVVKVNPDAPQAPVRRNVLRDGKKLIMPTPRIKHGFLMINPKKLPQRGLREAATIAGAYRYGVKVEPRDLPGIDLVVVGSVAVSPSGWRIGKGEGYSEIEYALLRTFCKVGEDTPVYTTVHDLQIVDKIPHQAYDLAVDRIFTNTKVINCPKNPKPSGIIWHLLPREKIEEIPLLQRLRVDGV; translated from the coding sequence GTGGAGGATAGAGAAGCCTTATCTAAGCAGGAGATTCGGCAGAGGATTTGGCGTCTTCTAGAAGAGCGGGGGGTAGCGGCTTTTCCAACACCTGTGGCTGGGCGGATACCCAACTTCAAAGGGGCGGCGGAGGCAGCCAACCTATTACGCACAAGCAAACACTACATCGACGCAGATGTTGTCAAAGTTAACCCCGACGCTCCACAAGCACCCGTACGCCGGAATGTTCTACGCGACGGCAAAAAACTCATCATGCCCACCCCCAGAATCAAACATGGCTTCCTCATGATTAACCCCAAAAAGCTTCCACAACGAGGGCTGAGGGAAGCCGCGACAATAGCGGGTGCGTATAGATATGGTGTGAAAGTTGAGCCGAGAGACCTGCCTGGCATCGATTTGGTGGTGGTGGGAAGCGTGGCGGTCTCGCCCAGTGGTTGGAGAATAGGGAAAGGCGAAGGTTATTCAGAGATCGAGTATGCCCTGCTTAGAACGTTCTGCAAAGTAGGTGAAGATACTCCTGTTTACACGACTGTTCACGACCTACAAATTGTTGACAAGATACCACATCAAGCCTACGACTTGGCTGTCGACAGAATATTCACCAACACAAAAGTGATAAACTGTCCGAAAAACCCGAAACCCTCTGGAATAATCTGGCACCTTTTACCACGTGAGAAAATCGAGGAAATTCCCCTGTTGCAGAGGCTTAGGGTAGATGGCGTCTGA
- a CDS encoding aldehyde:ferredoxin oxidoreductase, which translates to MRIAEIDLSEKSVVVHEFPDLFEYGVWGGRCLGLGLIARNSSVKDALDPDSPLVLAVGSLGGTGFPLGNRLTLVFRSPLTGTIAWAHTGGYAAYTLAALGYSALYITGRLDKLSAMVMTDDGISFVDVEGLRGLGAVETCAAVRLLAGDARVLAIGPAGEKQLPIATVVNDMGRSSGVRHGVGAVFGSKNLKAIVLRAKKPAQSPRNPTHYSQLMRRLKAKLDASPLLNLEKGLLAVHGTAVAAEALGSNEAIPVKNYTITTTEKYPLVGGRKMSETVLVRRMTCSYCPVSCRRETIAYGVRGEGPDYAQISSLGTNCMIFDLAQISYMTQLCYEVGVDPIEMGNTLAVYADISERGLAEKKLEWGDFEMMCRLIHETGHGGELGVILGRGAAYTARHYGAEELAPSVKNISIQNADPRAEKAWGVINAVENYGAGCHIWVYPNLIQSFRKIGIQTIFDNDASEEIIATCIYRKQCEVAALDSLGVCAFSRLVFDIRDYLDGFDAVYGKEVADVFLEVGENVLRLERYLNNLYGVSDAGYMLPRKFTEEPLPTGKHRGKVCNVEEILRHYRRVRPSADVSGFINRFPKLG; encoded by the coding sequence ATGAGAATAGCAGAGATTGACCTTTCTGAGAAAAGTGTGGTCGTTCATGAGTTTCCTGATTTGTTTGAGTATGGTGTGTGGGGTGGAAGATGTCTCGGCTTGGGGTTGATTGCACGGAACTCTTCTGTAAAAGACGCGCTCGACCCCGATAGTCCTCTTGTTCTGGCGGTTGGGAGCCTCGGTGGAACAGGCTTTCCGCTCGGAAACCGTTTAACCCTCGTGTTCAGGTCGCCTCTAACAGGGACGATAGCATGGGCCCATACAGGCGGCTACGCAGCTTATACCCTCGCAGCCCTTGGATACTCGGCACTCTACATCACAGGCCGTCTTGACAAGCTCTCGGCTATGGTTATGACCGATGATGGGATTTCTTTTGTGGATGTGGAGGGGTTGCGTGGCCTTGGCGCAGTTGAGACCTGTGCGGCTGTGAGGCTTCTGGCCGGTGATGCCCGTGTGCTCGCGATAGGACCCGCTGGAGAGAAGCAGCTTCCCATCGCGACGGTAGTGAACGACATGGGTCGAAGCAGCGGTGTCAGACACGGTGTTGGAGCTGTCTTCGGGTCGAAAAACCTCAAAGCAATAGTTCTGCGAGCGAAAAAACCTGCCCAGTCTCCGCGGAACCCGACACACTACTCTCAACTGATGAGGAGACTCAAGGCCAAGCTCGATGCATCTCCTCTTCTCAACCTCGAGAAAGGGTTACTCGCTGTCCACGGCACAGCGGTGGCCGCCGAAGCCCTCGGCTCAAACGAAGCCATTCCAGTCAAAAACTACACCATCACAACCACAGAAAAATATCCACTTGTTGGCGGCAGAAAAATGAGCGAGACCGTTCTGGTGAGGAGAATGACGTGCAGCTACTGCCCGGTTTCATGCAGACGCGAGACCATAGCATACGGAGTTAGGGGAGAGGGCCCCGACTATGCCCAGATATCTTCGCTGGGAACAAACTGCATGATCTTCGACCTCGCTCAAATCTCCTACATGACTCAGCTCTGCTACGAGGTCGGTGTAGACCCGATAGAGATGGGCAACACTCTCGCGGTGTATGCGGACATCTCCGAGAGGGGGCTGGCTGAGAAGAAGCTGGAATGGGGTGATTTTGAGATGATGTGCAGGCTTATCCATGAGACAGGCCATGGAGGAGAGTTGGGTGTAATTCTCGGACGCGGGGCCGCATACACCGCGCGACACTACGGAGCTGAGGAGCTGGCGCCGTCTGTGAAGAACATCAGCATCCAAAACGCGGACCCAAGAGCCGAGAAAGCCTGGGGGGTGATAAACGCCGTCGAAAACTACGGCGCAGGCTGCCACATCTGGGTCTACCCCAACCTAATCCAAAGCTTCAGAAAAATCGGAATACAGACCATCTTCGACAATGATGCATCTGAGGAAATTATCGCCACCTGCATCTACCGCAAACAGTGCGAGGTCGCAGCTTTAGACTCGCTGGGTGTCTGCGCCTTTTCAAGACTTGTCTTTGATATCAGGGATTACCTCGACGGCTTCGACGCCGTGTATGGAAAAGAGGTGGCCGATGTATTTCTGGAGGTGGGTGAGAATGTTCTGCGGCTTGAGCGCTATCTGAACAATTTGTATGGTGTGAGTGATGCAGGGTACATGCTGCCAAGAAAGTTCACAGAGGAGCCTCTCCCCACGGGCAAACACCGCGGCAAGGTATGCAATGTCGAAGAAATCCTTAGACACTACCGTCGAGTAAGGCCTTCCGCCGATGTCTCCGGGTTTATCAACAGGTTTCCGAAGCTAGGTTGA
- a CDS encoding mannose-6-phosphate isomerase / glucose-6-phosphate isomerase has protein sequence MSVEEGCEKAWRMVLSSPTMYREGFRKGETHSNTVNPAYVRRIFIAGVGGSGIVGDIISAIRDHNLPPPVETLKTFRLPGYTGPDTLLIPVSYSGDTVETSWAFVDGFSKSVAVVGVSSGGRLTSLMEMRGLRVVKVSEGLQPRYAVPEMVGAVYGLLTGFEAFPREKFLQAVDELETYAKKFSENGLQQMVEQARPMLGRHVVIVSADNLYSAAYRLKCQLNENAKHPCHVATAPEAFHNEVEGWTNLGNYCYVFLRSGYEQLMVSDGLDWMKEYLRSNGAAVIEIGVKSSSPVSELLKFLLIADLLSLGLACLKKVDPIMLHTIPKLRPILRRHLP, from the coding sequence GTGTCTGTTGAAGAGGGTTGTGAGAAGGCTTGGCGAATGGTGCTCAGCTCGCCCACCATGTATAGAGAAGGTTTCAGAAAAGGCGAGACACATTCAAACACAGTTAACCCGGCCTACGTGAGAAGAATTTTCATAGCAGGGGTCGGCGGATCAGGCATAGTTGGAGACATAATCTCTGCAATCAGGGACCACAATTTACCACCTCCGGTGGAAACTCTGAAAACTTTTCGACTGCCGGGCTATACGGGCCCAGACACGTTGTTAATCCCTGTGAGCTACTCGGGCGACACGGTTGAGACCAGCTGGGCATTTGTAGACGGTTTTTCAAAAAGTGTAGCTGTTGTCGGTGTTTCATCAGGCGGGCGGCTGACATCTCTGATGGAGATGAGGGGGCTGCGGGTTGTGAAAGTTTCGGAGGGGCTTCAGCCGCGCTATGCAGTCCCTGAGATGGTTGGCGCGGTCTATGGCTTGCTGACAGGGTTCGAAGCTTTTCCCCGAGAAAAATTCCTACAAGCTGTCGACGAGCTTGAGACATATGCGAAAAAGTTTTCCGAGAATGGTTTGCAGCAGATGGTTGAGCAGGCGAGGCCCATGCTCGGTAGGCATGTTGTGATTGTTTCTGCCGACAACCTCTATTCTGCTGCTTATAGGCTGAAGTGCCAACTCAACGAAAACGCCAAGCATCCGTGTCATGTGGCCACTGCTCCTGAGGCTTTTCACAACGAGGTCGAGGGTTGGACGAACCTTGGTAACTACTGCTACGTGTTTTTGCGAAGCGGCTATGAGCAGTTGATGGTGTCGGATGGCCTTGACTGGATGAAAGAGTATCTTCGCTCAAACGGGGCCGCTGTCATCGAAATAGGTGTAAAGTCTTCATCACCTGTGTCGGAGCTTCTGAAGTTTTTGCTTATAGCCGATTTGCTGAGCCTCGGCCTAGCCTGTCTTAAGAAAGTGGACCCAATAATGCTGCATACCATACCCAAGCTACGGCCCATTCTCAGACGCCATCTACCCTAA
- a CDS encoding conserved hypothetical protein (calcineurin-like phosphoesterase domain), which produces MMKVLQASDIHGSMAAASALAEKAMNYDIVVLVGDITHFGAVPQAEPILATVAKSGRPVLFVPGNCDHPSLLGWRPPNKNIINIHGAIVRQGGYDFYGLGGGNLSPFNTLIEFSEEEFESMLSKFNPASESFILISHTPPFGVDADIGRGRHLGSTAIRKFVETKRPLAVCCGHIHEGRSISKIGETVVVNAGPAKEGFYASLEILGKEVKAELHSL; this is translated from the coding sequence TTGATGAAGGTTTTACAGGCCTCTGATATTCATGGAAGCATGGCGGCGGCATCGGCCCTTGCTGAGAAGGCCATGAATTACGACATCGTGGTACTGGTCGGCGACATTACACATTTTGGAGCTGTTCCTCAGGCAGAGCCGATTCTCGCCACGGTTGCTAAGAGTGGGCGGCCGGTTTTGTTTGTTCCAGGCAACTGTGACCATCCCTCTCTCCTGGGCTGGCGTCCACCCAACAAGAACATCATCAACATTCACGGGGCAATTGTGCGTCAAGGCGGCTACGATTTTTACGGGCTCGGTGGAGGAAACCTCTCACCCTTCAACACTTTGATAGAGTTCAGCGAGGAGGAGTTTGAGTCCATGCTTTCCAAATTCAACCCCGCCTCTGAAAGTTTTATCCTCATCTCACACACTCCGCCGTTTGGGGTAGACGCGGACATAGGCCGCGGGCGTCATCTCGGAAGCACAGCCATCAGAAAATTTGTCGAGACCAAAAGGCCCTTAGCGGTCTGCTGCGGCCACATACATGAGGGCCGCTCCATATCGAAGATAGGTGAGACCGTGGTGGTGAACGCCGGGCCCGCAAAGGAGGGTTTCTACGCATCACTCGAGATACTTGGCAAAGAGGTTAAAGCAGAGCTGCACAGTCTTTAG
- a CDS encoding acetyl-CoA synthetase: MAMSEALPFDEYLELPSWRSRTLDIEAYKRFWRTTVEDYIGFWEKEARNLEWFRPWDHVVEKGEHPFVFKWFVGGQLNMSYLCLDRHAKSWRKNKVAYIWEGEPVDGDGKPLSIRKYTYYELYREVNRLAHVFLSLGLRKGDRAAIYLPMIPELPMTMLALARIGVIFTVVFSGFSAENLAIRVNDLGAKILVTADGFYRRGRLINLKEVADKALESTDVEKIVVVKRAGNEVAMKEGRDFWLHDLLRTVPENLVVEPESLDSTHPLYVLYTSGTTGKPKGIIHDTGGYAVLLNSTMKWVFDIRDEDVYFCTADIGWVTGHSYIVFGPLMAGATIVMYEGTPDYPTVERWWQIIERYGVNVFYTTPTAVRMLMRFGNEPVKKHDRSTLRIIHSVGEPINPAAWRWLFEVVGERRCPVGSTWWMTETGGILISHLPGLMLTPLKPGTNGLPLPGIDAEVVDEKGNAAAPGQRGYLVIRKPWPGMPGPPTGMWKEPERYRQVYWEKVNGVFFTGDYAVKDFDGYIWVAGRADEVLKVAGHRIGTYELESVLVSHAAVAEAAVVGVPDEIKGETPVAFVVLKSGYQGGGEMAQQLMKYVRETYGAIATPSSILFVSKLPKTRSGKIMRRVLRAVASGGSLGDLTTLEDEAAVDEVKESYEQLLKEVRRGG; the protein is encoded by the coding sequence GTGGCTATGTCGGAGGCTTTGCCTTTTGATGAATATTTGGAGCTGCCAAGCTGGCGGTCGAGGACCTTGGACATCGAGGCGTATAAACGGTTTTGGCGCACAACTGTGGAAGATTATATTGGTTTTTGGGAGAAGGAGGCCAGGAATCTTGAATGGTTTAGGCCGTGGGACCATGTCGTCGAAAAAGGTGAACATCCTTTTGTTTTCAAATGGTTTGTAGGAGGGCAGCTGAACATGTCTTATCTATGTCTCGACAGGCATGCGAAAAGCTGGAGGAAGAACAAGGTGGCCTACATCTGGGAGGGTGAGCCAGTTGACGGTGATGGAAAGCCTCTGAGCATACGCAAGTACACCTACTACGAGCTTTATCGGGAGGTTAACAGGCTTGCACATGTTTTTCTCAGCCTAGGTCTCAGGAAGGGCGATAGAGCAGCCATCTATCTTCCGATGATTCCGGAGCTGCCGATGACCATGCTCGCCCTCGCGCGGATTGGTGTAATCTTCACCGTGGTGTTCAGCGGATTTTCGGCCGAGAACCTCGCCATTCGCGTCAACGACCTTGGCGCCAAAATCTTGGTAACTGCTGACGGGTTTTACCGGAGGGGTCGTCTGATTAACTTGAAGGAAGTGGCTGACAAAGCTTTGGAGTCCACGGATGTGGAGAAGATTGTGGTGGTGAAGAGGGCTGGAAACGAGGTCGCGATGAAGGAGGGGCGCGACTTTTGGCTGCATGATTTGCTGAGGACAGTTCCCGAAAACCTGGTTGTCGAGCCCGAGTCACTCGACTCGACGCATCCACTCTATGTCTTATACACTTCGGGCACTACCGGTAAGCCAAAGGGCATAATCCATGATACGGGTGGTTACGCGGTTCTTCTCAACTCGACGATGAAATGGGTGTTTGACATAAGGGATGAGGATGTTTATTTCTGCACAGCGGATATCGGGTGGGTCACGGGCCATAGCTACATAGTTTTTGGCCCCTTGATGGCTGGTGCAACCATCGTGATGTATGAGGGGACCCCCGATTATCCAACGGTCGAGAGATGGTGGCAAATAATAGAGAGATACGGTGTGAATGTTTTCTACACGACACCAACGGCCGTCAGGATGCTTATGCGTTTTGGGAATGAACCCGTCAAGAAACACGACCGCTCAACTCTCAGAATAATACACAGCGTCGGCGAGCCGATAAACCCCGCGGCATGGAGATGGCTATTCGAAGTGGTCGGAGAAAGGAGATGCCCCGTCGGCTCAACATGGTGGATGACCGAGACAGGCGGAATCTTGATAAGCCATCTACCCGGCTTAATGCTTACACCGCTTAAACCCGGCACAAACGGTTTACCTCTCCCCGGAATAGACGCAGAAGTCGTAGACGAGAAAGGGAATGCCGCCGCCCCGGGTCAAAGAGGGTATCTTGTGATCAGGAAGCCGTGGCCCGGTATGCCTGGGCCTCCCACGGGTATGTGGAAGGAGCCTGAGCGATATAGGCAGGTTTATTGGGAGAAGGTGAATGGCGTGTTTTTCACGGGCGACTATGCCGTCAAAGACTTTGATGGATATATCTGGGTTGCAGGTAGAGCTGATGAGGTCTTGAAAGTTGCTGGCCACAGGATAGGCACATATGAGCTTGAGTCAGTTCTTGTATCTCATGCAGCTGTCGCAGAAGCGGCAGTAGTGGGGGTCCCTGATGAAATCAAGGGAGAGACACCCGTAGCCTTCGTTGTTTTGAAATCAGGTTATCAGGGAGGCGGAGAAATGGCTCAGCAACTGATGAAGTATGTGAGAGAGACCTATGGAGCTATAGCTACTCCGTCAAGTATTTTGTTTGTTTCGAAGCTGCCGAAGACACGTAGCGGCAAAATTATGCGACGGGTTCTTAGAGCGGTCGCATCTGGCGGGAGCTTGGGTGACTTGACGACGCTTGAGGATGAGGCGGCTGTCGACGAGGTTAAAGAAAGCTATGAGCAGCTTTTGAAAGAGGTTCGCCGTGGAGGATAG
- a CDS encoding aldo/keto reductase, whose product MLYTELGRTGEKVSVVWLGTWQFGSGSWGFGKGYGEKECLEAVYASVEAGVNVIDTAEVYGGGVSEKIVGKAVKELGDRVLIATKVAPHHLTYNGVIEACERSLNRLGVKTIDLYQIHFPNPLIPITQTMRAMEHLVKTGKIRYIGVSNFSLGQLIKARQALRSEDIVSNQVRYNLLQRQPEEHLLPYCIREKINILAYSPLAQGLLTGKYTSTNPPRDIIRRINPLYTRRYLKRIEPLLTELRNLAEKYGASVGQIALAWVFAHEGCVAIAGSKNREQALNNAAAGNIQLTRDEMEKLTALSMQTQPGAMEIIQTIPRILGF is encoded by the coding sequence ATGCTTTACACGGAGCTCGGCCGGACGGGTGAGAAGGTTTCGGTGGTTTGGCTGGGGACGTGGCAGTTTGGCTCCGGCTCATGGGGATTTGGTAAAGGCTATGGTGAGAAAGAATGTCTCGAGGCTGTTTACGCCTCGGTGGAGGCTGGGGTCAACGTGATTGACACGGCTGAGGTTTATGGTGGAGGTGTTTCGGAGAAAATTGTTGGGAAAGCGGTCAAGGAGCTTGGGGACAGGGTGTTGATAGCGACGAAGGTTGCGCCTCATCACCTCACCTACAACGGAGTCATCGAGGCATGTGAGAGAAGCCTAAACAGGCTCGGCGTCAAGACAATCGACCTCTACCAAATCCACTTCCCAAACCCGCTTATCCCAATCACCCAGACCATGCGGGCGATGGAGCATCTCGTCAAAACGGGTAAAATCCGCTACATCGGGGTAAGCAACTTCTCACTCGGCCAACTCATCAAAGCACGCCAAGCACTCAGAAGCGAGGATATAGTCTCAAACCAAGTCCGCTACAACCTTCTCCAGCGCCAGCCAGAGGAACATCTGCTCCCCTACTGCATCCGCGAAAAAATCAACATACTCGCCTACAGCCCTCTCGCACAAGGGCTTCTAACAGGCAAATACACATCAACCAACCCGCCGAGAGACATCATAAGAAGAATAAATCCGCTGTACACAAGGAGATACCTCAAACGTATCGAGCCCTTGTTGACGGAGCTGCGTAATCTGGCTGAGAAATATGGGGCCTCGGTTGGGCAGATTGCTTTGGCGTGGGTTTTCGCCCATGAAGGCTGTGTCGCCATCGCGGGCTCTAAGAACAGGGAGCAGGCTCTCAACAACGCGGCTGCAGGAAACATACAGCTAACGAGGGACGAGATGGAGAAGCTCACCGCGCTGAGCATGCAAACCCAGCCCGGAGCCATGGAGATTATCCAGACAATACCACGGATACTCGGGTTCTGA
- a CDS encoding competence/damage-inducible protein CinA — MPRRQLVAEVINVGNELLDGRTINTNLNWLCGKLSELGYVVKRATIVRDDLNDIAIALREALRRKPMWLFISGGLGPTHDDKTVQAVARALGKRLKIDKTALESIRRRYIELFEAGVIKDPSLTKERLKMAKLPEGSKTLRNRVGTAPGVLLEKSGVKIVCLPGVPKELMDIFENELRPLLRETAGDRGFLIQQLLVEGVVESRLAPLLVETMKKFRDVYLKSNPKGVEKVSQVIVDFIAEKKDEKKLLEAMEYFSKRVQEIKA; from the coding sequence ATGCCTCGGAGACAACTCGTGGCAGAGGTAATCAACGTAGGAAACGAGCTTCTCGACGGCCGGACAATCAACACAAACCTGAACTGGCTCTGTGGGAAACTTTCTGAGCTAGGATACGTGGTCAAGAGAGCAACCATAGTTAGAGACGATTTGAATGACATTGCGATAGCCTTGCGCGAGGCTCTGAGGCGAAAGCCCATGTGGCTCTTCATCAGCGGCGGACTTGGACCAACCCATGACGACAAAACGGTTCAAGCTGTTGCAAGGGCCCTTGGAAAAAGGCTGAAGATTGACAAAACGGCTTTGGAAAGCATCCGACGTCGATACATCGAGCTCTTTGAAGCAGGCGTCATCAAGGACCCTTCGCTTACAAAAGAGAGGCTTAAGATGGCGAAGCTTCCTGAGGGTTCCAAAACGCTTAGAAACCGTGTCGGCACAGCTCCGGGTGTGTTGCTGGAGAAATCAGGTGTGAAAATTGTTTGTCTTCCCGGCGTCCCGAAGGAATTGATGGATATTTTTGAGAATGAACTGCGGCCGCTTCTACGTGAAACAGCGGGAGATAGAGGATTTCTCATCCAGCAGCTTCTTGTTGAGGGAGTTGTGGAGTCGCGTCTCGCTCCACTTCTGGTGGAAACCATGAAAAAGTTCAGAGATGTATATCTCAAGAGTAACCCAAAAGGGGTGGAGAAAGTTTCACAGGTCATAGTGGACTTCATCGCCGAGAAAAAAGATGAGAAAAAGCTTCTCGAAGCCATGGAGTATTTCAGCAAACGTGTACAAGAGATAAAGGCTTAA
- a CDS encoding coenzyme F420-dependent hydrogenase beta subunit produces MRSSWEILQKLSRIERQYIHSLGNQSDPASIQYYTGWHHALEWVSKRGDQVIVDGVVGTGRCSGCAACVTVCPTNVFDYVEDHPVNTRLNHCIECDLCVEACPELHLSDMEIGFKSLDSYAHREDGFGRYGEVFLSRSTNSEILKRSQDGGTVTSLLIYALKENVIDAAALSTTTSEQPLKPIPKLVFEPDDVLGCAGSRYTYAPNLLALKEAFEKGVDKLGVVGVPCQINGLRYLQHSVPEIRYAEWFKQHVVFSIGLFCSEVFTYTGLMKYFNEIGVNPNDVAKINIKGKVIISLKNGDEIVKPLKPLHKYERPACRFCKDYAADNADISVGGLATHGWTITVLRTRVGKTLFEDAVSKGYLEIKELPLEDNSIKLLKKLCQQKKERISPLFFGENP; encoded by the coding sequence ATGCGGAGCAGCTGGGAGATTCTTCAGAAGCTCTCGAGGATTGAGAGACAGTACATTCACAGCCTCGGAAATCAATCCGACCCCGCTTCCATTCAATACTACACGGGCTGGCACCATGCACTGGAGTGGGTGAGCAAAAGAGGTGATCAAGTGATTGTTGACGGGGTCGTCGGCACAGGGAGATGCAGCGGATGTGCAGCATGTGTCACGGTCTGTCCCACCAACGTTTTCGACTATGTTGAGGACCATCCCGTCAACACTCGTCTCAACCACTGTATTGAATGCGACTTGTGCGTCGAAGCGTGTCCAGAGCTACATTTATCGGATATGGAGATTGGTTTCAAGAGCCTCGACAGCTACGCGCATAGGGAAGACGGATTTGGGCGATATGGGGAAGTTTTCCTAAGCAGGAGCACCAACAGCGAGATTTTGAAAAGGTCGCAGGACGGTGGCACAGTCACTTCACTTCTCATCTATGCCCTGAAGGAAAATGTTATCGATGCTGCGGCCTTATCAACTACCACATCTGAGCAGCCTTTGAAACCCATTCCTAAACTTGTCTTCGAGCCTGACGACGTTCTTGGCTGTGCAGGCTCCAGATACACCTATGCCCCGAACCTTTTGGCCCTGAAAGAGGCGTTTGAGAAGGGTGTTGATAAGTTGGGTGTGGTGGGCGTGCCATGTCAAATAAACGGTCTGAGATATTTGCAGCACTCCGTCCCAGAAATAAGGTATGCGGAGTGGTTTAAGCAGCATGTTGTTTTCAGCATAGGATTGTTCTGCTCCGAGGTTTTCACATACACCGGTTTGATGAAATACTTTAACGAAATAGGTGTCAACCCAAACGATGTGGCCAAGATAAACATCAAAGGCAAAGTAATAATATCTCTGAAAAACGGTGATGAGATTGTCAAGCCTTTGAAGCCTCTTCACAAATATGAAAGACCAGCATGTAGATTCTGCAAAGATTATGCAGCAGATAACGCTGACATATCTGTCGGCGGATTGGCTACACATGGGTGGACGATAACCGTTCTCAGGACACGCGTCGGAAAAACCCTTTTTGAAGACGCGGTGAGCAAAGGATATCTAGAGATAAAGGAGCTTCCTCTCGAGGATAATTCCATCAAATTGTTGAAAAAACTATGTCAACAGAAAAAAGAGAGAATTTCTCCGTTATTTTTCGGTGAAAACCCTTAA
- a CDS encoding ferredoxin, whose product MVRQVDYAPKPIDPDFLKKPEEFPITGQHNGHEVRAEGIQRYDANGNPYPTKLGIHGKIVAVDWEACIADGICMDVCPVNVFEWALNPGRSGTGNDLYPLEGELYEKYRTDKSEPIREADCIFCMACEASCPTKAIKINPP is encoded by the coding sequence TTGGTGAGGCAAGTCGATTATGCGCCCAAACCCATCGACCCGGATTTTCTGAAGAAGCCAGAGGAGTTTCCGATAACTGGTCAGCACAACGGCCACGAGGTGAGGGCGGAGGGCATTCAACGTTATGATGCTAACGGCAACCCCTACCCTACCAAGCTTGGAATACATGGGAAGATTGTTGCGGTTGATTGGGAGGCTTGCATAGCTGATGGAATATGCATGGATGTCTGCCCCGTAAACGTCTTCGAATGGGCCCTCAACCCCGGAAGGTCTGGCACAGGTAATGATCTGTATCCACTCGAGGGCGAGCTGTATGAAAAATACCGAACCGACAAATCCGAGCCCATAAGAGAAGCCGACTGCATATTCTGCATGGCCTGCGAAGCCTCTTGCCCGACGAAAGCCATCAAAATCAACCCGCCGTAA
- a CDS encoding D-isomer specific 2-hydroxyacid dehydrogenase, NAD-binding produces the protein MKRTFLSYVELEQESVSQIERYAEVVTKNSPNFEESKKTAEAVLCITLKPDEIAKLKNLRFVQVLSAGVDGVAWQHLPEHVLVAGNMGSNAEAVSEHTWAMILSIAKKIPHYYDRVRNAVFERDTEVLQLNGRTILIVGMGSIGVKVAEVARCFGMRVIGVTKSGKARGHADKILPWTRLEEALPEADIMIIATPLTKYTRSMFNRNNLPLLKKGCIVVNVGRAEIVNREDLIAFLKERQDIVFATDVWWEVKRGEPWETELIKLPNFMGTPWIAGAFGSPEVYKKMLKTAVQNIIKYFSGQTPDNLINREDYV, from the coding sequence ATGAAAAGAACATTTCTCTCCTATGTCGAGCTTGAGCAAGAATCAGTCAGCCAAATAGAGAGATACGCCGAAGTCGTTACAAAGAATTCACCAAACTTCGAGGAATCCAAGAAAACAGCGGAGGCGGTTCTCTGCATCACTTTGAAGCCCGATGAGATAGCCAAGCTAAAAAATCTCAGGTTTGTTCAGGTGCTTTCGGCAGGCGTCGATGGCGTCGCGTGGCAGCATCTCCCCGAACATGTATTGGTCGCCGGAAACATGGGCTCAAACGCCGAGGCCGTGTCCGAGCACACGTGGGCCATGATACTCAGCATAGCCAAGAAAATTCCACACTACTATGACAGGGTGCGGAACGCTGTGTTTGAGAGAGATACTGAAGTTTTGCAGCTCAACGGACGAACCATTCTCATCGTTGGAATGGGCTCGATAGGTGTGAAAGTAGCTGAAGTGGCGAGATGCTTCGGCATGCGAGTGATAGGAGTTACAAAGTCAGGCAAGGCAAGAGGACACGCAGACAAAATCCTCCCCTGGACAAGGCTGGAAGAGGCCCTGCCAGAGGCTGACATCATGATAATCGCCACACCTTTGACCAAATACACAAGAAGCATGTTCAACCGAAACAACCTTCCTCTTCTAAAGAAAGGCTGCATAGTGGTGAACGTGGGTCGGGCGGAGATAGTTAACAGAGAAGACCTCATAGCCTTCCTAAAGGAGAGACAGGACATCGTCTTCGCAACAGACGTATGGTGGGAGGTCAAAAGAGGCGAACCGTGGGAAACAGAGCTCATCAAGCTCCCAAACTTCATGGGAACGCCATGGATAGCAGGAGCCTTCGGCTCCCCAGAGGTCTACAAAAAAATGCTCAAAACAGCAGTCCAAAACATCATAAAATATTTCTCGGGACAAACTCCCGACAACCTCATAAACAGAGAAGACTATGTATAA